The region TTAAACACAATCGAGTCAGATGTTAATTCAGTGGTCAGTGTTGGAGCAAGGTTGAGAAATACAGTGGTACCTTCACGATTATGATGGCTATGACACCAATGACAATAAGAAACAACAAGGCCATAATGCACTTATCAGTAGCAACCTAtgcacaaaaagaaaagaaaattagtaaataCAATATAACACTAGACAGATCATATGAATGAAAGGGAGTGGATGTTTCGGAGATTGACCTGCCTACCAATTTCTTTGACCAGTTTAGATGCTTTCTTGATTGAGAAATGGATAGAATCCAGCTCATTAACTATCCTGCTCATTTGTTCAGTCTAGATATGACAGAAATAACATACTTTAGTGTGAATATCAATGTAGAATCTCAAAAGATTAATACAATCAAAGTGCAAAACACTTAGTTGCTGTGATGTTGATACTTCTTAATGCTCACCTGAGCCTTGAGAGCTGCAGCAGTTTCTGTTCCAACATCAACAGTATCTTGAACGACCTGGTATAAAAAGGGTCAGGTAAAATTggtctctttctttttcaatagCCCTAGAAATCAGGAAGAATTAATGACAGAGGAATTAAGCCAAAACGTTTCATCCCAAGACTTTTTGGGTTTTGTGGGTTTGAAGTTTAAtatcaaaagaaaatttcaagATTCAAAGATCTCAATATACAGCCAATTTTTCTCGGTATGGATGGAGGAGGTGTTACAAAACTAGATGCAGCAAAAGATTGAACACCAAACCTTCTTAGCCCTGTCAATGGCTTGATCAGTCTCATTCATCATATGGTTTCCTCTATCTATTAGCTGTTGATTTGTCATAGCTGCAGAACAGGCAGGCAGTCTCAGAAgttaaaattgaagaaaatatgaCACCTACAAATTATTTCCAGTACATTCCAACATCACCCTAAGTATCAATGTAATGGAGTCAGAACCAATATGAAGAGTGCATTGACTAACTCAGGCAAAACGGTAGAACACAGTTTCATGGTTAGATTACATCTAGATAAAGCTCTGATGAGCACTTGAATAGATATTTATATAGAAAAGTTTACACTTTTCCTTTCCAGTTTGACAAAACACAAAAGTACAATAACAAACAGCTCAACTTTATTTATAAGGAGAAAATAATGTTGAATCAAGTGATCAGAGTTCTTTGTCAAGCTTCTCATCCCTTGTCAGATTAAGTGTGACAACTTATTTTCTAGCAATACCACAAAATTACAGGCACATCTTACAGCCAATACTGTTAGATAATCACTCTAAAGTAAACGAGAAATTGAGACTTGTAATGGCATGCTTTAaagtaaaaagataaataaaagagaCAAACAATATTTGGTGCAAATGAGTTAATGCATCTGTCTATATTGTCAATTCTAGGAAAGAACACGGATATGCAAAGGGCAAGGTCTACCTATTTAActatttatatacaaattttCAACCTGAACTCCACTTCAGCTAAAATCAGAAGTGGATATACTTACATGAAGCTAGCAAGACATTTTCTTCCCCAAAGCCTTCACTAGGCCCATCAAAGATATCAACTCGTTTGTTGTTCTCAAGATTGCTTTGATGTCTGTAacacaataaaaatatcaaaccaGGTCAAATTACATATCATAAAATGGAACACAATGTTTAACAAAAAATAGCGCTTATGATAACAATGAAATTATTATTGCATGGTATCTATAGTGATTTCCTTAACAAATCACCAATTTTCGATCAAAAACAACTTCAGTTTGCTGGACCAGATCACAAGTTTGACCAAAAGAAAAGCttaaaaggaaaagaagagagaatttagAAATGGGGGATGGGGTCTGTGATCCTGTAAAAGGGATAAACTCAATCAATACGCATTATAATTATTTACAACTAGCAAGAGCATGAACATGCATGAAATTATCTCTTCATTCCACAAGAAAACTTCTAATAGTGGTATAAACTTACTGCTTCTTAAGGGCAACATATGAATTCAACTCCTTGACCTGCATGAGAATCCCAGAAGGTTGAGAAGCTTTGAAAATAAGTTAGAGTATCCAAATgaaacaaaagcaaaaacaaaCTAGTTATAAAGCACCATTGACTGCTTCTTTTCGTTTAGCATTTTGTGGGTGTTTGCATCAGTTCTACGCTCTGTTTCCTTCACTTCCCTATCAAACTCTTTGATGAGCCTGAAAAGAATAAGTAGAAACTACTTTATTCCAAATGATGGAAAAACAGTTCTAAATAATCACACAACAAAAGTATAGTGCACCTATTTCTTACAAGTTACAACCTTAATTTCTTAGTGTAGAAATCAACAAAGGAAATGCTTTACTTGAGATGCCTTTTCTTCATAAAGTGAATAACCAAAGCTTTATTATTAAGATTCATTCAAACTTAGAGTAAAATTAACCTTTCATAAGCGTAACGTGAAAGGTGTCATCGTTTACTTCTTCACCTAGCAATAATTCAGGAAAACTAAAAGGATAAATTTCAAGGATGAATCTGCAATACCTCTTACACTCTCGCATCTTGTCAGTAAGCTCTTCCAATTGCCTACTCTGCCTATTAACGTCCTTAATCTTCTCCAGTTTCTGGAATCCATTTCTGCAATGAAAACACAACAGCAATTTAAACAATgtagaaaaaaaatcgaaatccaTATGAAATCAGTAATGCCTAAGCTGAAGTAACTTCAAATAGAGTCATAAATGATGATAACATATACATCCTTGAgaaaatattcaaatatttaatgCTATGAAACAAACAATCTGATTGGAATCTACATCGCATAAACAAAGAAGAataagaaattaaattcttacGATAAAGCTCGAAAAATGTCGGCGACTTGTCCGTCGATCTCCGCTAGCTCTTCGCTGAGCGCAGCTAAAGGATCCATCTTAAAACCTTAGAGGTAACAGGCCAACTTCTCTctcaaattttaattcaatctTCAAGCATTAAATGAATTCACAGAGAACAAATAAAGGAAATTTTAAATCCTTTGTGCTACTTATTGACAGCAATGACGAATCAAAGAGTCGATCGCCAAAACAGCAGATTCAGAACTTCCGGATCAGATCAGATCCGCACGGTTTACTGTAACTAAAATTCGAAATGTGTACAATGTCGAGCCAACGAAAGCGAAAATTTGAGGCGAATCTTTAATTTCCAGAtccaaaaagccaaaaaaaactTCGGTATTTGAAAAAGGAACCAAGTCGAAAGGCAAGAAAGGAATTACGAGATTAAGACATTGATTTGGTGCGGTGTGAAGACTTCATTACGAATGAAAAAAAGGAAGGTAAGGTTGTTTAAACGTTGGACACCATTGCCTCCCTTCCCGATCTAAAACAGCTTACAATATACACAGGTCTTCTCGTGATTTACAggcaattttgtattttttttaaatataattatttatctaagttgtttaaaaaaaaggttttggCTTCGTTGGTCGTTTTGGGTTGGGAGGGAGGTTGTTCGCTGGTTCGGAGGgagaatttttctttaaaaatcttCGCAATAATTTAGGCGTTTAGACCGGAAATTAGGGACTAAGCAGTGGGGCCGCCACTCGTGTTTTCTTACTGCGTGATATTTTTTCCTTATATCTTTCGCCCTTCATTCAATTTTGTTTAAATCGCATCAGATTCGGTAAAATGACTGGGATTTCATCAAAGCATCGATTTAAAGAAAGAAGATAAATCTGATCGGTAATTTATTTAGCAgagattgaatttttttatttttataaatttttaataatttatttaattaaatcggacaaaccaatcaaattaaaaacttttgatACGATTatcaatctaattttaaaaactttttattgaATATATCCATTTTTCCCTTTTCgataactttttctttttgtcatTTTTTGGTACTTAAAACTATCATTTTCATTCTTGTTTACTCTAAAAAAAACTGTTGATAAGAATGTAAAACATAAAACATTCTTTTTGGACCGAGGTAATTTTGttaggtaaaataataatttaagtaaactgagacaaaaaaaaatgtatCAAAGTGGGAAAATAAGTACAATTTAGAGACCAAATTGTGACTTGAGGTTCTTTTTAAAGTTAAACAgaattacaattataatgcatTAAGTTTAAATATCAATGTGAGAAAGTAGGTATACAATAAATTTATTTACTAAAGTTAAATGGATCTATAATTAAAAAACATTTGGATTTACTCGTGGCTAGCATCTACCCTTTAATGGGCCTATAAAATGCGGAGGACTAATTACTGGGTTCATTCTGGTAAAGacattgaaaactttaaaaaaaacatttaaatttagatcaaaataaatttgaataaaatttacgtattaatggtggatcttgacactaaattttggaaataaattaatgatttaattaaaaaaatttaaaacttttagagGGGACTTTCCCAAAAAAAATTAAGgtctaattaaaaaatttaaaacttttgagggatataataaaagttttaaaaaattaagaagaTTTGACCTGTAACTCGTATAAGGATCCGCCTCTACCCacaataatattaaaacttaAATATAAGATCTTTTATCATTAATTCAAATCTTCATTCACAATTAAAAGCTAAATACACTACTAATcattaaactataaaaacttaaaataatcacTAATTTATCGATTTTATCTTTTCCAGTCACCCATCATTAACTCAAGAACTGAAAAATGACATGACTAATTATATAGCAAGCTATATAGGGGGAAGACTCCTCAATACTTCGGCAGTGGCTTTGATGGCCAATTATATGTCTATAGatataaaagagaagaaaatacaGAGCTGTATAAAACCTTCGAGGTTTTTTTAGGATGAACCTCTTAaccttcatatacatatattacataaaaaattattagcaacGTAACCCGTAACCCCTAGGGCAGGGCGAaatcagaaaattattttagaggaaataaaattaaattataatttttacgatagaaaaattataattttaccattttaatagattacatatttataacttttaaaagattaaattaaatttttatatttttagggggctaaagaaaaattttacatttactaatttaaaatttaaaaaattttaaatgaaccatataaatttttttttcattttagaggAGATCAGCCCCTGTCAGCCCCCCTTAATTTTGCCATTGCCGGAGGGGTTTAACCCGTCGGCATTTGGGAAGTTGAAAACCCCCCATCTACaagtgaataatatatatatagggggagtttggtaaataaaatattgggCTATTTTAGTTTATTTGGGTACAAATAGAAAATTGGATAGTTAAATCATCTAATTGTAATGTTTGGTTAATGGAAAGTTTGCAAGAGTTTTTTGAGCTAAAATCTCCAAAAGAAAGAATGATAGGATAGGTAACTTTTTTCACAACTGATTGGAAATGAGATATGTGGAATAACATATCTGACCAAACTTGCTTAAGAATTACTCCACTTGTAAAAATTACTCCAtttgccacatatatctatttcttgaatatttatgtacgtttaatttattttcaatttacttgtataaaattatttcttatacaactttatattaattgaaatatgttaattaacaaatttattcaAAGTGTGAACTAATTATCACCAATTTATATACCAAAaacatgacataattatcactaagaatatagtttacaattatattgatacactattaatatttatcaatttccacAATGTTAATATTTGGAAATAAAGAActtaagaaatttgtttatttaaattttcaaaaatattcactaaCTAATCTTCATAATGGATGTTTTAGTTCTTTGAtaatagtgttttatttcaataagttcaatcaataaaaattaaagcattataaacaaataaatacttaacaataaaatgtgtcatgtcattatttgttattttacacATATCAACTTTCAGCTATCAGCTAAGTTTTACTAAACActtttaaataaacaattaatagaatcaattggtcaaacaaattaATAGAATCAATTAATTAAACCAATCACTACAATTAACAATAAACTATCAACCAATTTTCAAACAGTGCCAAAATATATTATCATAAGCCCGAAGGGTATAACCCCTCAGCAAGTCCATATGTatccatatattatatataaaaataaaaataaataaaatttgttaattGCACTTTTTACGAGCTGTGGCATCTCTCGTCAGTTGCTTGCTGTATTTgggaaaacaaaaggaaaaactTGTCATAACCCTAAGTAGATATTTTAAAAAGGCTGCTCCTTAAGATTAATAATAGAAACATTtatcaaaaaattaatatttttaaaagtagaCATCCAAGTGGAAACTGTTCACTTGCACCACGTTTGGTTCACTAGAATAGAATAAAACTATAATGAAATAGAGttgtaattaataattcaattgtttggttaaatgaaatagaattataatagtattcttgtgtttggttaaatgaaataaaagttgtAATAGCACAGGAAAAAAGTTAAAACGACCAGAACACCCTTaacagaattttttttaagtagatgattatttttattgttattaaattttaataggattattattaaatataatttaataaaataacaaataatttaaccatattttaatataattattaaatataatttaataatttaataacattcttaacttaattttgtttttatttttgtaaagatattaaaaaacaaaaaatgttaAATGCTGAAATGACAAATATActcttttaattaaatttagtgactattttgtaattttttaaatttaaatgactaaaatataaacttactaataatttaatgacagtGAGTGTAATTTATCCATAAAAACCCACCAAATACCCAAGCTCACTCGCCCACCAAAATCCCAAAACCCACCTGCCATCATCACTTTCTTTCCCATTTTCAGTTCACGATAATTCTTTTCCTTTCACCCAAATTTCCCATCAACAATTGTTCTTAAAATTGCTCCATtccaacatttttattttttctaaaatgataaaatatttatccTTCAATTCTTATCTACTTGTTATGCTTAGAAATTTTAGATTCCAAAATTCA is a window of Gossypium hirsutum isolate 1008001.06 chromosome D08, Gossypium_hirsutum_v2.1, whole genome shotgun sequence DNA encoding:
- the LOC107886402 gene encoding novel plant SNARE 11, yielding MDPLAALSEELAEIDGQVADIFRALSNGFQKLEKIKDVNRQSRQLEELTDKMRECKRLIKEFDREVKETERRTDANTHKMLNEKKQSMVKELNSYVALKKQHQSNLENNKRVDIFDGPSEGFGEENVLLASSMTNQQLIDRGNHMMNETDQAIDRAKKVVQDTVDVGTETAAALKAQTEQMSRIVNELDSIHFSIKKASKLVKEIGRQVATDKCIMALLFLIVIGVIAIIIVKLVNPNNKDIRDIPGLAPPAMNRRLLWTPN